AGGCTAAATTGCCGCACTTCTTCATCCCCAAAACGATAGGTTTCAGGAGTCGTTACTATTCGTAATAAACTCAACCAATCAAAAACATCTTGTTTCAATTCAGTTAATGAAACATTCACCCGAGTCATAACCATATAGATTTTCTTTGTTTTTTTCATTTTGCTCCACCTCATTCCTTGCGTTAAGTATAACGAAAAAAAAAAGAGACTTCATCTAATATACTTATGAAATTATAAAAGAGAGGATTTTTAGAGTTATTGTCAAAGAAAGTCCATTTAAAAAATTAATTTTACTAAAAATAGTATAAAAATAATGATTTCAGCCAAGCCTAAAAAAACACCTTATTTCTTACAAATCTCAATAATTTGAAAGAGATAAGGTATCTTTTTATTTAGCCATTTCAATTTATTTGTTTGCTTTTTTGATCCACAATGCGATTAATTATATACAACAAGAGTGTCCCGATACCGATAATTGCAATTGCCAAATAAAACGCGTAGAGTTTTGAGCCAGTGATATCTGAAATTTTCCCTGTTAACGACGGAACAATTACTGAAGCGGACATTCCAAAAAAGTTAAACACTCCATACATTGTTGCAACGCTGCCTTTAGGTGCTGATTCTCCTAGCCAAGAAATAATGATCGGTTCGACCGCTAACTTTCCAAAAAAACCGTATGCCATAATGCCAATTACTAAAATCATTTGATTCGTTGTCGTGACAGTCAGAAACAACACACTAGCAGCTAAAATCTCAAGTACGATAATCAATTGTACCTTTTTCATGGGAATTCCATCTGCAATCCGGCTAAAAATCAATGCACCAGGTATAGCAGTAAAAAATACTAGCGAGGAAGCCAAGCCCACTGATGTTCCAGAAAATCCTTTTTCGGTTTCTAAAAAATTGGGCAACCATGTATCGATCAGATAATATGTGTATAACGTTGAAAAATATAAAATATAGGCTGAAATCATTCGAGGTTTAAACAACGCCTTAATTGAAACGTGCTTTTTCTTTTCGGAATACTTACTAACACTTGATCCCTTTTTCGGTTTTTCTAAATGAATATAACGTAAAAACATGACGACAGCCATTAAAATCAATACGATTGTAGCAAAAATCAAGGCTTGCCATGGCAATATTCCTGTTCCAACCAAATAACTGGAAGAAATTAGCCCTAGACCGCTACCAATCGCAGTTCCGCTATTGACGATTGCAGTCGATAAGCTTCTTTTAGAAACCGGTACATATTCTGCGGTCAATGAATAAGCTACTCCATAGTATGTACCACACCCTAAACCTGCAAGAATACTTCCAATAAACACGACCCCAATATTTTGAGCCAAACCAACAATCACCGCACCAAGTCCAAACAATAAGAAACCAGGAATCAATATCTGCTTCTTCCCTAACCTATCTACAAGCAACCCTGATGGTATTTGCATACAAACATAACCTAAAAAATAAAAACTTGAAATGTGTCCTAGCTGTGCATCCGTTGCACCACCAAAATACTCACTAATGATTGGATAAATAGGGGTCAATATTGTTCGATAGATCCAGATAACGATCCAACCGATCGTTAATATATAGATAATTTGCTTCCAATAAGGCGTTCGTCTATTACTACCTTTAAGTTCATCCATAATTTGTTCTCCTTTTTAAGGTTCAATCACTAACTAAGCTGCATTTCTATTTCCCCTCTAAAATAAGAAAAATCAGACAATAAAAATAATTATTTTTATGTCTGATCTTCCCAACCACGCTATTAACTTAATTATTTCTTGATAAAGGCACCCACAAAATCAGTAGCCACTCCTGATTCTTGCGAATAGATAACATGACCTCTTAGAACTGTTTGAACAACTTGAGCACCAATTTCACGCCCAATATAAGGACTAATTTTATTACGATATTCCAAATCCTCAGCTTTTAGTGTATAAGGAGCATTTGGTTTGATCAACACAAAATCAGCATCTTTCCCTATACTGATCCGACCTTTTTGATCCAGATCATAGCGATCAGCTGGGTTCGTCGCAATAATATCCGCAAATTGTTTTAATGACATCCCTCTTTTTTGAACCCCTTCGTCAAAAAGAACATCGACATTATTTTGAACACCAGAAATACCGCCCCATGCTTCAAAAGCATTCGCTTTATCTTTTAAATCAGGCGTACATGGAGAATGATCAGATGTTACAAAATCGATTTCTCCAGTTAAAACTTTTTTCCACATACCATTTTGATTTTCTTTATCACGGATCGGTGGTGAACATTTAACAACTGGTCCAATTGCATCCAACTCATCTGTATCAAAATATAAATAGTGCGTACAAGTTTCACACGTAACATCAACACCTGCTTCTCTAGCCTTGGTTACTTCCTCTACACCTTCTGGACAAGCAATATGACAAATATGAATACGACATCCCGTTTCTTTGGCAAATAAAATGGCTCGACGAATTGGTTCTACTTCTGTAAAGACTGGACGACTGGCTACATAAGCTTTCAGTGTTGTTTCACCATTTTTATACGCAATTTCACCTAATTTATCGGTAATGGCTGCATTTTCAGCATGAATCGCCAAAACTTTACCTGTTTTAGCAACTTGTTTCATCCCTTCATAAAGAGAGTAATCATCAACATTCATAAAATCTCCATCAATGCTACGATCACCACAAGTAGCCATAAAACACTTATAAGCTGCTACGCCACCAGCATCTAGCTCTTGAATTCCGCCTTTTAAATTAAAGGGCACTACCCCGCCAAATGAGCCAACATCCGATTTCAGTTTTCCTTTACCAGTATTATATTTAATTTCCAAAGACTCACCATCAACTGTTGCTGGCACTTGGTTTAAAGGCATTTCCATAAATGAGGTAACCCCACCTTTGGCACAAGAAGCGGTTCCTGTAATATACCCTTCCCATTGATCACGATAACCACCACCAGGATCGGTAATATGCACATGAGCATCCACCATACCAGGACTGACCACTAAGCCTACCGCATCAATGACCTTATCCGCTTCTCCAAGATCACTCCCAATCGCTGCAATCAACCCATCTTTTACGGCAACATCTGTTTTAACTTCTCCCGACTCCAGAATAACTAAACCATTTTTGATTATTAGATCATAACTCATATACTTTCCTCCTAAATTTAAAAGCGGAACAAATCGGTTAATCCTCTAAAAAATTAGGAAATTAACATTGAAACGTTCTTTGTTTCACTATTAATTTATCTATTTTCCTAAGGATTGATTTGTGCAGCTAGATACTATTAAAAGCTGAATAGGCTCGATTAGGCTCGTAGAAAAATAGGAAAATACGATTGCGACGCTTTTTGTCACGAGCATATTTTGTCTTTTTCAGATTGGCAAAAGCGTAACCCGCACAACTATTATTTTTTATCAAAGAATTTTCTTAATAGCAAATATAAAACAAAAGCTGATACAAAACCTGAGATCCAAGAAATATCAGAAATTATTTTCAATGCTGGGATAAAATTACCACTTAAACAGATCACTAAAGCCACAATAGTTGCTACATAAGCAGGTTTATTCAGACCCTTATAACTATTTTGACTATTATCTGCCTTTGGATCCATATATAACTGATTCAAGTCGATCTTTTGTTTTTGAACAAAATAGTAATTTGCAATCATTACTCCTGCAACTGGTCCTAAAACAGCACCAATCGTATTCAAGAAGATAAAGATACTTGCTGCATTTTCCATCAATTTCCACGGCATAATTAGAAAACTAATCACACTAGCGAGTAAGACCCCTTTTTTATAATCAATTTTCTTAGGGAATAAGGCACACAGCTGATAGGCAGCTGGAATAATATTTCCAGTAGCATTAGTAGAGACAGTCGTTAATAAGAATACTAGCATTGCTACAATAATTGCAAATGAATTATCCCAACGGTCAACGATATTTAGAATATTCCATTCTTGAATACCATAACGAATTGATCCACCGATCAAAATCACTACACTTGAAAAAGCAAAGATACCATAACCAACTAAAAAACTAGCTGTTTGACCGATTGTTTGATCTTTGGTTGATTTTGCATTTTGAGTAAAATCTGAAACGCTAGCCCCTGGTGCTGCCCAAACAGCTAAAACAGAATTGATGATCATCAGATAGACAAATACTGGCGAAATATTATGGGCTGCACCGGCAACATCATAAGATAAAATTGGACCAAGTCCGCCGACCGCACCAATCGCCCAAATAGCCATGCCACCAAAAACAATATAGATCAGCGGACTTAAAATTGCTGTAAACTTATTAAGAATCTTCCCCCCGCCAAAACCAATCAGCATATTGACAACCCAAAATAACGTGAAAGCAATCAATCCAGGAACCGAAATCCCTAAGATCACCGTGTCTCCTCCAAGAGTCAAAAATCCCGGCCAAATTTTACCAATCAAAATCAACAACGCCAACGAACCTGTATAATTCTGTAAGCCAAACCAAGCGATTGCTGCCACACAACCTCTAAGAAATCCTGGAAGCTTCGCTCCAACATCTCCATAAGTTGACCGTAAATGAATAGCAAAAGGAATGCCATACTTTGATCCTGCTCGACCATTAAATGTCATAAATAAAGCAACAGCTAACGCACTGATTATCAAAGCCAGCATAATGTTGATAGGAGAAAGGCCTAAAAATAAAAATCCTCCGACCGCTGTGTAGTTGGGGATATTATGAACGGATCCCATCCATAAGGTAAAATAATTCAATTTCCCCATCATTCTCTTTGATAACGACTTGGGAAGTAGATCTTCATTATAGCCACGCTCTCGATAACGTTGAAGCTCTTCTTCCGTGATTTGATAATCTTGGTTTTCCATTAATTCGCCTCCTTTTTAAATGTTTTTATTACGAAAAATTTTTTTCGCTAAATAATAGTAAGCCTATCTTAAAAAATCCTAAAGAAAAACTTGACTAAAATAATTTTTACTATAAAATAACCCTTGAAAATTAGCAAGTAAATCCAATTTTCAAGGGTTTATTCCATTATTATTAATATTTATGAATTAAACACATCATAATTTAACTCTTTTTCATCAGCTGCAACTATTAATGCTACGGTTGTATCTGCATCAACATTCAGTAAGGTTCTGAACATCCCAGAAAACCAATCGATTCCCGCCAATAATGCAATACTTTCTGTTGGTAAACCCAGCATAGGCATAACTGTCGCAAGTGCTACTAAACCACCGCCAGGCACAACAACTGTCCCTAAACAAGCTAATGTTGATAACAAAACGGCTTTGACCAACTCGCCAACACCCATCTGAATATTGTAAAACTGGGCAAATGTTACGATTGCTAGCGATAAAAACATTGCTAAGCCATTACTGTTTAAAGTCATTCCCAGTGGCATCACCAATTTTGAAATCCGATCGCTGATGCCCAATTTATCACGGCCATCTTCTATCTGAATCGGTAACGTAATAGCTGAAGAAGTCGTAGTAAATGCAACAATGGACATTCTCCACATATTTTGAGCTAGTTTTTTTACACTTACTTTACAGTACAAAGCAGTTATCAATAACCAAACGACTAAAAATAGTAAGGCGCTGATTGCAAGTGTTAGTAAAAATTTCATTAATGTTAGTAAGACACCTGTACCGATAGTCCCTATAACAGGAGCAATTAGGCAAAATATACCGATTGGTGCAAGTTTCATGATCAATGTTACCATTTTCAAGATCACGTTATTAAACGCTGACACAACATCTAGTAAAATCGAGTTTTTATCTTTGTCTTTGATCAAGCTTAACGCTAAACCAAATAATAACGAAAAGATGATAACTTGGATCATATTGGCTTGTGCCATAGCTTCAATAATATTTTTAGGGATAAAATCAATGATGATTTCTTGTAAACTCTCTGTGCTGGCACTTATCGCCCCCATTTCAATGCCAGAAGTTTCTAACCCTTTACCCGGTTGAATCAATAAACCAAACACAACACCGATAATAGCAGCTAAAATAGTTGAACCCATAAACCATACAAAAACTTTTAAGCCGATTTTTCCAAGTTCTTTTGCTTCTAAACTTCCGACTGCTTCGATGACTGCCCCCATAATCAATACGACTACAGACATCTGAATCAGTCGTAAGAATAAATCTCCTATGACTTTAAATGATTCAACTTTATCTTGGAAAATGATTCCCACTAGGACGCCTAATATAGTGGCTAACATTACCTGATTGGTCATACTCATGTTACGAATTTTTTTCATGACTGGTTTCCTCACTTTTAAGATATCATTGGATGATTTATATAATCACAAGTTATTAGAAATCTAGCCTTTATTAAGCTTTTTGTTTTTTGTTAAGATTCGCTAACAAGAATAAAATGGTTCCAACCACTAATAGAATAACTGAAATATAAAAGCCCATTACTTTTGAACCAGTAGCATCTGAAATCGATCCTGTTAATGTTGGAGCGATAACTGAAGACATCATTCCGAAGAAGTTGAATACACCAAGTGTTGTACCAATTCCAACTTTAGGCGCATTTTCGCCAAGCCATGAAATAATGATTGGCTCCACTGCAAGTTTTCCTAAAAATCCATACATGATCAAGCTAATCAATAAAAATGTTGAATTAGTTGCTTGAACTGTAAACAATAACATTGCTGCAGCTAGAAGTTCTAAAATCACGATAAATTGAACTTTTTTATGCATATATTTATCTGCTAAACGACTAAAGAACAACGCTCCTGGAATTGAAGCAAATGCAACCAATGATGCAGAGAAACCAATTGCTGCACCTTCAAACCCTCTTTCAGTACCCAAGAAGTTTGGTAACCAAGTAACTGTCATATAATAGCCGTAACATGTTGCAAAGTATAAAATATAAGCGAATAACATTTTTGGTGCAAATAATTTTTTAACTGATACATGTTCTTTTTCTACAACTGGAGCGTCTTTCGCAACAGCTGCCGCTTCTGCTTCTGCTTCTGCAACTTCTGATTGTGCTAAAAATTCAGCATCTTCTTTATTATTACGAATAATTGCTACAAATGCGATTAACATTACAACAATCAATGCTACCGAAATATACATCATTGTTTGCCATGGGAATTGTAACTGAACAACTAAGAAACTTGATAAAATCAACCCTAAACCTGAACCAACGGCTGATCCACTATTCACGATAGCAGTAGAGAAACTTCTTTTTTCTTTAGGAATATTTTGAGATGTTAGAGAATACGCCGAACCATAAAATGATCCACAACCTAAACCAGCTAAAACACTTCCGATATAAATCATTGAAATACTTGTTGCTTGAGAAATCAATAAAGCGGCTAATCCAAAAACAATAAAACCTGGAATCAATACTTTTTTCTTCCCAATTTTATCTACTAAAAAACCTGCTGGAATCTGCATTGCTACATATCCAAAAAAGTAACAAGTAGAGATAAAGCCTAACGCTGTATCCGTGATATTTCCGCCTAATGATGCATTAATCTGCGGATATGCAGGTGATAAAGCTGAACGATAAACCCAGATCGTTACCCAACCAGCACATAACAAAATAACAATTTTTTTCCAATAATCCATTCCTGAACCCTTACTTTTTGCATCCATGTCTTTTCCTCCATATGTTATTTTTTATATGTCTGATAATAAAAATGTTTGTGCAATTTCACTTCAAACTTATAAAAGAATAACTTCTTATTCACTAATAATTGTAAGCGGTAGCAAACTTTCACGCATCATTATTTTTCACAAACTTGTCAAAAAGTTTGTGCAAAGCGAACAATCACTTGTTCTTTCACACAAACAATTTAACATCAATTCTATTTTTTATAGATATTTAATGCCGCTTTGACAGCTTCACCTTTGTTGATTTGGGCACCATAATAATTAAGTGCACCTTCCAAAGCTGATAATACATGCAGTACATTTGATTTTCTACTACTGTAACCCATATTGCCAATACGCCAGACTTTTCCTTGAAGCGCACCAAAAGAAGAGGCAATTTCTACGCCAAATTCGTCTAACATTAATGCTCGGACTTGTTCGCCATCAATTCCATCTGGAATCATAATTGGCGTAACAGTTGGCATCTTAGTTGATAGATCTCCATAAAAACCTAAGCCCATTGCTTTTATCCCAGCAACGATCGCTTGATCATTTTGAGCATGGCGAGCATAAACATTGTCCATACCTTCTTTGATCATCATGCGTAAGCCCTCATGCAGACCGTAGATCATGCTTGTAGCTTCTGTATGATGATTGATTCGCTCTTCACTCCAATAACGCTGTAACTGGCTTAAATCAAGATAATTACTGCTGATGTGATTTGCGTTACGGATATCTTTACTTAAACCCAATTCTTTTTGATAACGACTTGTTAACACTTTTTCTACTCGGTCATTATAAGTAATCAATGATAAACCTGATGGTACACTCACACATTTTTGTGTTCCTGCAATCGCGATATCTACGCCCCAAGCATCGACTTCAAGTGGCACACCACCATATGTTGCAACCATATCTACAACGAAGAAAATATCGTTAGCTTGACAATGTTGCCCAATTTTTTTCATTGCTTGCATTTGTCCATTAGCAGTTTCACCATGGACCATAGCAACGATTTTTGGTTGAAATTTTTTGATTTCCTCAATGACTGTTTCTTGTTCAAATGGCGCATCCCATTCTTTTTCAAGATAATGAATTTCAGCTTGTGCACGCTCACAGATTTCTCCCAAAAGATAAGCAAAACGACCATAGACTGGAATCAAAACTTTATCACCAGGTTCAATCAAGGCAATCAAAGCAGCTTCTAAGCCAGAACGAGATGTTCCATCGACAGCAAAAGCTTGTTTATTTTTTGTCCCGAAAGGAATTTTGATCATTTCTTTTACTTCATCCATAATTTGTAAAAAGGCTGGATCAAATTGACCTAAAATTGAAGCAGACATTGCTCTCAATGCTACAGGATGAGCCTCAACAGGTCCTGGCGTCATAATAGTTCTACTTGGTACTGATATTTCTGAAAACATAACGATTCCCTCTTTTCCGTTTTAGTTTCATCCTACCCTTATATCTGAAAAAGTCATTGTCACTTTTGAATAAAAAATATGAATATTCGGTTATTATGTACAAACCCTTCTTGAATCTGCATACGCTATCATTTAGAATAGGAGATATGATGAGAAATACAGCTATCTAAATTAGTAATCTTGATTATTTTTACGCCCAAGCATCACACTGAAATGATTGGTGTAACTTGATTAGGATACATATTACAATAATTTATTATCTAGCTTCAAGAGCTAGCCTTTTGGGAAAAAGATAAAAAAATAGATGAGGTAAAAAGCATCTCAGGTATTTTTTCCTATTTTCCTGTCAAGACTGAACGAACTCTTTCAGCTTTAAATGTTATCTAGCTACATGGGCTTGCCTCTCGGAAAAAAGATAAAATCTGATTGTGGCAAAAAGCGCCACCCTCATATTTTCCTATTTTTCTGTCGGTGTTGAACGAGCCCATTATACTTTTAAATTTATCTAGCTACGCAGGCTTGCTCCTCGGAAAAAAGATAAAATCTGATTGTGGCAAAGAACGCCACCCTCATATTTTCCTATTTTTCTGTCGGTGTTGAACGAGCCCATTATACTTTTAAATTTATCTAGCTACGCAGGCTTGCTCCTCGGAAAAAAGATAAAATCTGATTGTGGCAAAGAACGCCACCCTCATATTTTCCTATTTTTCTGTCGGAGCAAAACGAGCCCTTTATGCTTTTAAATTTATCTAGCTACGCGGGCTTACTTCTCGGAAAAAAGATAAAATCTGATTGTGGCAAAAAGCGCCACCCTCATATTTTCCTATTTTTCTGTCGGTGCTGAACGAGCCCATTATGCTTTTAAATTTATCTAGCTACGCGGGCTTACTCCTCGAAAAAAAGATAAAATCTGATTGTGGCAAAGAGCGCCACTTTCATATTTTCCTATTTTTCTGTCGGAGCAAAACGAGCCCGCTTCGCTTTTAATATTAGGAGGGAATCCATTGACCACTTTAGAAGATTTGTTAAAAATACCAAGATTTTCCGATCTAAAAATATTAACTAACCCTACAAATGCCAATACCATCGTTGAAAGTATTGAAATTTCTGAGACACCTGATGTGGCCAATTTTATTCCGAAGAAAATTTTTCTTTTAACGACTGCGATGGTTTACAAAAATAATCAAAAAGAGCTTTTTACTCTGATTGATTCTTTAAAAGAACAAGAAGCAGCTGGGATCGGTATCAAGGTTGGACGTTTTATTGAAACAATTGATCCTGCTATTATCGATTATGCTAATGAGATCAATTTCCCTGTTGTTCAAGTACCTAGCAATCAGCCTTTAGGGGCTTTGTTGCACCAATTGCTAAACTACTTGTGGGATACTAAAACAGAGCAGCTAAGTTATGCGTTAGATATTCAAAAGCGCTTTTCTGATTTGTTGATTCATGATGTAAGTATTGCTCGTTTTATCGCAGATTTTGGTAAAATGATCAATACACCTGTGATTTTATTAAGTCCTTATCGTAAAGTGATCGCTCATTCAAAACATTTTACTCAGACGTCAAAGCCTGCTGAATATTATGTTGAACAACTCGTTAGTAAATATGACAACTGGAATGAAGATAGTCATACCTCCTTTATGATCAAGGATCTAAATCAAGAACCATTGCAGATTGTCGGATTTTCAGTTACAGGGAATAGCTATTTTCCACATCACTTACTAATTTTAAATCCACAGCAAGTTCCTTATCCAATGTCGGAGTTTGCAGTTGAACAGGCCTGTTTAGTCTTGTCTTTTATGTTGTATAAGAATCAAAAAGTTCAGGAATCACTAGATTTTCTTAAGAGTGATTTTTTAGGTCAACTCGTTGAATACCAACAAACACCTCATCAGTCCAGACGTGATTGGCTCGATCTTGGTACCAATTATGGATTAAAGAAAAGTACACAGTATCAGGTTGTTTATTCTGCATGTAGTCAAACTACTGCTACTGCTACAAAGATCAAATACCAACAAGAAGAAAGTGATGTCGCCTTTCAATGGCTACAAGAAACATTACCACCAAGGATCAAACATGTCAGTATTTTTAAAGTGAAAAATACAAATCACTTAGCGATTTTAATTCAAAGCAGAGTAGAAGATCTAGAAAAAATCTTAACTGAACTATCGCTGGCGCTCTCTGAAAAGCTACCAATCACTTTGACCTTTGCTTTAGGTAATCTGTATGAAACAATCGAGCAAATCGCTAGTTCTTTTATTGAGGCTAAAACAGCTTATGAAGAAATGCTGACGATGACAGATGGCTCACTAACTCATCGTTACCATCCTAAAGGGATGAAGAGTTTATTTGAGAAAATGAGTCTTGAAGATATTCATTATTTCTGTGAAACAACTTTAAAAGAGCTTGCGTATCCAATTGAAGACTCTTTCATTGAGCTTCGAAAAACATTACAGTGCTATTTAAGTTTTCAATGTGAAATTTCAAAAACTGCTAAAGAGATGTATTTACACCGTAATACGATTAAATATAGAATCGATCATTGTGCAAAGTTACTTGGAAAAAGCATTCAAGACCCAAATAATAGTTTGAATTTACGTTTGGCTTTAGAGTTATCCGAACGATCTAATCAACATCAATAAAAAAATAGAAGTTGAATGAGGAGGCTAGGACAGAAGCGTTTATCCATTCCTCTTTCAACTTCTATTTTGATTTTATCTAGCCTGTGATTCTTGTGCCAGCTCTCCCTAGTAAAGCTTGGTCAGCTTCTTCTAAAGAACAGATGATGGCAGTTTTACCTTGTGCAGCAAAACCAATTGCAGCTTCCATTTTTGGTCCCATACTTCCATCTGCAAAATGACCTTCATCCATATATTGTTGCGCTTGTTTTACAGAAATCGTTTCTAATTTTTCTTGATTCTCTTTGCCATAATTGATGTAGACATTACTTACGTCTGTCAACATCATAAAGACATTGGCATCGATTTGCTCAGCTAATTTTTTACCCGTACGATCTTTATCGATAACAGCTTCGATTCCTTTTAACAAGCCATCTTGATCACGAACAACAGGAATCCCCCCGCCGCCGCCTGCAATAACAATCGTGTTGCGATTTAGTAAATTAACGATTGCATCTACACCATGGATAGCTTTTGGTTGTGGTGAAGGTACGACACGACGGTAACCACGACCAGCATCTTCCATCATCACCCAATTTTTCTCTTGCTCCATTTGTTTAGCTTCTTCTTCTGAATAAAAAATTCCGATCGGCTTGTTTGGATTTTGAAATGCTTCATCATCCGCTGACACTTCAGTTTGAGTTAATAATGTAATCACATTGCTCGTCAAACCTTTTGTTTCCAACGAATTTTTCAAACTTTGCTCTAACATATAACCAATAAAACCTTGTGACTCTGCATTACAAACATCTAAAGGAAATGGTGGAACCACGTCTTTGGCTTCTTCATTTTGTCTTAAAATATTCCCAACTTGTGGACCGTTACCATGTGTTAAAACGATTTCATAATCGATTTCTTCTATCTTTGCAACCAATTCAGCACTTACCTTAACATTATCTAGTTGTACCTCAAGTGTTGCTTCTTGGTTTGGCTTTAAAATTGCATTGCCTCCCAATGCGATTACGACACGATTTGCCATAAAAATCCTCCTTCATTTGCTCCTATAAAATTTGATTGTAGTAATTAAGCCGGCCAGTAAATCAACACCTGATGTGTGACCTACGCTCATGATAGCTTCTGCGGCATGTGCTATTTCTTCTTCATTACTATTTGTTGTTAATGCCGTTACTAAATTCCGTACCGGCTCACTAAAACGGCCTGATAATGCGCACAACAAATAATGCTTGCTGATATCTGTTGTTAGAAACTGTTCTGTTAACAGTTCAGTAAGTAAATTTATTAATGTGGAATTTTCTTCTTTTAATAGAATTCTTGCAGCTAGATGACCGACGACCATATCATCACCAGATGGTGTCAACCCTGGACCTCTACCTATAAGAAAATCAAGACCTGATTCTTGCTGTGATTGCTCTTCTAAACATAAATACTGAATGGCTTCACTAAATAGATTTCCAACTTTTACAAAATTAGCCAATGTGTTTTGACTGCCAGTTTCTTTTGCTACTGTATTTGTATATGAAAGCAGTTTTTCTAAACTAATTGTCAACACTTCTTCAGTTCGCTCTATTTTAGACGAGTAGGGTTTCCCATGCATCAGAAATAGATGTTCGT
The DNA window shown above is from Enterococcus sp. 12C11_DIV0727 and carries:
- the arcC gene encoding carbamate kinase is translated as MANRVVIALGGNAILKPNQEATLEVQLDNVKVSAELVAKIEEIDYEIVLTHGNGPQVGNILRQNEEAKDVVPPFPLDVCNAESQGFIGYMLEQSLKNSLETKGLTSNVITLLTQTEVSADDEAFQNPNKPIGIFYSEEEAKQMEQEKNWVMMEDAGRGYRRVVPSPQPKAIHGVDAIVNLLNRNTIVIAGGGGGIPVVRDQDGLLKGIEAVIDKDRTGKKLAEQIDANVFMMLTDVSNVYINYGKENQEKLETISVKQAQQYMDEGHFADGSMGPKMEAAIGFAAQGKTAIICSLEEADQALLGRAGTRITG
- a CDS encoding DUF2877 domain-containing protein; this translates as MKTLFVNARFIDENLLTNDIGVQKWHVHSKYKSSFNLQDERKQQLVVITTTNYPFMPNGIYLDATDFTNLLETVEINEQIIWQQNSLHFSNEHLFLMHGKPYSSKIERTEEVLTISLEKLLSYTNTVAKETGSQNTLANFVKVGNLFSEAIQYLCLEEQSQQESGLDFLIGRGPGLTPSGDDMVVGHLAARILLKEENSTLINLLTELLTEQFLTTDISKHYLLCALSGRFSEPVRNLVTALTTNSNEEEIAHAAEAIMSVGHTSGVDLLAGLITTIKFYRSK
- a CDS encoding PucR family transcriptional regulator, coding for MTTLEDLLKIPRFSDLKILTNPTNANTIVESIEISETPDVANFIPKKIFLLTTAMVYKNNQKELFTLIDSLKEQEAAGIGIKVGRFIETIDPAIIDYANEINFPVVQVPSNQPLGALLHQLLNYLWDTKTEQLSYALDIQKRFSDLLIHDVSIARFIADFGKMINTPVILLSPYRKVIAHSKHFTQTSKPAEYYVEQLVSKYDNWNEDSHTSFMIKDLNQEPLQIVGFSVTGNSYFPHHLLILNPQQVPYPMSEFAVEQACLVLSFMLYKNQKVQESLDFLKSDFLGQLVEYQQTPHQSRRDWLDLGTNYGLKKSTQYQVVYSACSQTTATATKIKYQQEESDVAFQWLQETLPPRIKHVSIFKVKNTNHLAILIQSRVEDLEKILTELSLALSEKLPITLTFALGNLYETIEQIASSFIEAKTAYEEMLTMTDGSLTHRYHPKGMKSLFEKMSLEDIHYFCETTLKELAYPIEDSFIELRKTLQCYLSFQCEISKTAKEMYLHRNTIKYRIDHCAKLLGKSIQDPNNSLNLRLALELSERSNQHQ
- a CDS encoding pyridoxal-phosphate-dependent aminotransferase family protein, with protein sequence MFSEISVPSRTIMTPGPVEAHPVALRAMSASILGQFDPAFLQIMDEVKEMIKIPFGTKNKQAFAVDGTSRSGLEAALIALIEPGDKVLIPVYGRFAYLLGEICERAQAEIHYLEKEWDAPFEQETVIEEIKKFQPKIVAMVHGETANGQMQAMKKIGQHCQANDIFFVVDMVATYGGVPLEVDAWGVDIAIAGTQKCVSVPSGLSLITYNDRVEKVLTSRYQKELGLSKDIRNANHISSNYLDLSQLQRYWSEERINHHTEATSMIYGLHEGLRMMIKEGMDNVYARHAQNDQAIVAGIKAMGLGFYGDLSTKMPTVTPIMIPDGIDGEQVRALMLDEFGVEIASSFGALQGKVWRIGNMGYSSRKSNVLHVLSALEGALNYYGAQINKGEAVKAALNIYKK